The proteins below are encoded in one region of Bremerella sp. P1:
- a CDS encoding response regulator translates to MSSRKLKTVILDDDAGIVRLVKTILRGAFGNELDIIDFTDAYEAQSWIGSNCCDLLISDIEMPQISGQDMLVFAKQRNAWTQVVFLTGQSSWMHVTQAVENGASDFLLKPIQRAELCNIVQQHIERAARWRTALFPKQIASAGA, encoded by the coding sequence ATGTCTAGCCGCAAACTGAAAACCGTGATTCTCGACGACGATGCTGGTATCGTTCGCTTGGTGAAAACCATCCTTCGCGGAGCTTTTGGCAACGAACTTGACATAATCGACTTCACCGACGCCTACGAGGCCCAAAGCTGGATCGGTTCCAACTGCTGCGATCTGCTGATCAGCGATATCGAGATGCCGCAGATCAGTGGCCAGGATATGCTGGTCTTCGCCAAACAGCGAAATGCCTGGACTCAGGTTGTCTTCCTGACCGGTCAGTCGAGCTGGATGCATGTGACGCAAGCAGTCGAAAATGGAGCCTCCGACTTCCTGCTCAAACCGATCCAACGAGCTGAATTGTGCAACATCGTTCAGCAGCACATCGAACGTGCCGCTCGCTGGCGGACGGCCTTGTTCCCGAAGCAAATCGCCTCGGCCGGAGCTTAG
- a CDS encoding putative signal transducing protein has translation MEDMDFVPVRTCQSHEEATIIQNALQEEGIPCTLDNDHQGGLTGVLAIRIMVPSERKEAADQFLTEHHSE, from the coding sequence ATGGAAGATATGGATTTTGTGCCTGTCCGTACGTGCCAGAGTCACGAGGAAGCGACGATCATTCAAAACGCGCTTCAGGAAGAAGGTATTCCGTGCACCCTGGACAACGACCATCAGGGCGGCCTGACCGGCGTGCTGGCGATCCGCATTATGGTGCCCAGCGAAAGGAAAGAAGCCGCCGATCAATTTCTCACCGAGCATCACTCGGAGTAG